The following coding sequences are from one Luteolibacter yonseiensis window:
- a CDS encoding type I polyketide synthase: MSSSPLPHAPVSTPAAGEQDRRNREDIAIIGIGCRFPGGVNDAETFWNLLVEGRDAISEVPADRWNVERFFDAETGITGKSIAKRGGFLDQIDQFDPQFFGISPREAPYIDPQQRLLLETAWEAIEDAGLVLDFEKGTNIGVFMGVSHNDYQNIQGGGTDRKGISSHSPTGSAHSIAANRISYCFNLSGPSLSMDTACSSALTAVHLACEALHAGRCEMAMAGGVTVIITPDGFIGFSQAGMLSPDGACKAFAAEANGFVRGEGAGMVLLKPLSQAIADGDPIQGVILGSALNQDGHTNGISLPSTEAQAQLIRDACADAGIRPEEVGFVEAHGTGTAVGDPIEATALAEALCVERESPLPIGSVKTNLGHLETAAGIVGLIKGMLVLKRGQIPASLHFENPSPHIDMEALKLRVPVKMEAFPNDGGRRIAGVNSFGFGGANAHVILAEPPAPAGVTGRDFPMNRSWPLMISARSEDALKATAARLGDWIEAHELGNGVSPVLPKLTYTLGARRNHHAHRLTVVGSSSAELTEELREFASGSTTGKGRVSFTPRPEFAPRIGFVMSGQGPQWWAMGRELMRNEPVFRETMEACEAAMRPYASFSLLEELGRDEADSKIQITEIAQPAIFAMQVSLAALWKSLGVEPSAVVGHSVGEVAAACVAGILPLEEAARVIVLRARFMNECARGEGTMLAVALSEDEALEIISRHDRSVSIAAFNGPRSLTLAGVKSSLEAIRAELEPKNIFARFVRVDHPYHHAMMQPAADRLNADLSDITPQEETLPFFSTVTGARCSGNDCVAAHWGRGIRQPVQFVKAVNAVADFGVDVWLELSSHPALSMSIQECLTERGLKAQVTASARREREHDSFLEAAMDLHRGGVVLDFAEMTPSREFLTLPAYPFDRARWWHECAELRDARLAPGGKGLLDSRQPRATPTWSARLDNRHMAFLKDHKVDTHIIFPGAAFVEMALEAGVQLFEGRPFAIEDFEIRRPLILPDPASSVALELTYEPAERSFTIQSKFDQAASWSVHVVGSLRSERTESSFGNSTLPAPDADLESEGVGAFYGHMSDLGLRYGEEFKPIRELAAGAGKSAGRVSLSEAIESRAGEYALHPVLLDGALQVFSAGAKTVEDRNAKMKLPVRFARILFLRTPGASTQVRAKVLHFNEELIEGRIGLYDESGRPCVLVDGFRAVSMSNVRRAGSSGGTRDLIYNVDWERTLPTVPPSPQASVPLAQLKEIAGTALDEVLALRGRSTLEAVMHAEDTLAAALIANGLREIGVDAAFSAESLGVSPTMSTVFGRLMDKLAKRGLLTSGDGSWTPTADFATAADSSQEILKDFITSYPGHLPEALLCTSTCGEFGAIIRGEKDAVQVLFGGTNADLLDHFYGDGLFSSHWMASIGGAVREAARSLPEGRGLRILEVGAGTGGLAAQVLPLLDRGIHSYTFTDVSAGFFSAANQKLAAYPEVEYKVLDLEKAPAGQDFQPDSYDFIIGTNVLHAVADVRATLKNLHELLVPGGTLMFMDVATPQLWTESVFGLTQGWWHLTDRDLRPEQPLMQRDQWEAALKHVGFAETTSMPGLQGPEGEGQIGILGRKGGDVIAENAAAEIPVEASWIIFADESGLGAEIAGQVNAAGSSARIVRRGDKFAATEAGGFTVRDDAPEDWKELFAALLADTAPERIVWLWTLDETTDDALMGIGSLLHLTHALEETMAVAKLRIDLVTRGAQPTGLGMGATAVSQAPSIGIFRVILGEHPNFACRGIDLPSEASAKDRALLWSELLHPDTEREVALRGEARYVQRITRGFENHEQRLDASVPLRLESRERGLLDSLRFTSFEPPTCAPNEVLIQVKAAGMNFRDVLKALALYPAETADARIFGDEVAGEVIAVGADVTHLSVGDKAFGLSVFGLATHTLARAADVRKMPDNLSFEEAATLPVVFMTAWYALHTVARMKAGETILVHAGAGGVGMAAIQIAHHLGAEVIASAGSTTKRALLKTLGVKHVIDSRRGDFAESVMELTNGRGVDIVLNALAAEAIPMGLSCLAESGRFLEIGKRDIYMNSRIPLWGLRRNSSFHVIAMDAIFAGDEEKTRELMAEIAGLVEKGALKPLQFRSFPASRIDAAFRLMAGGKHTGKVVVGFAEPFMSRKGDPALPAFSIKSDGAYLITGGLGGFGRVLAEWLVECGARHLVLSSRSGASTPEAVEFVAKLEAQGISTRVIKADIGSPEDVKRLVSEIPTLKGIFHLAMVIDDAPLSALTADRLRTVMAPKAHGAWLLHENTKDMELDCFVMFSSVSSIFGNPAQGNYAAANAFLDSLAHHRRALGLPALAINWGVLGGEGYVARNERVAEFLARQGTGALTPGEVTSLMESFLTGHATQMSAIRVDWAKWRQSFRGMQDNPLVERIFAAGVETQDAGGGGNDWRGKIQAAPADEKNAVIGQAVRDVVGSVLRVKPDSLREDQPLTDLGLDSLMGVEIETMLESSIGVALPPTSLMRARTIGQIATLIAEQMGSDGDAPAKPVAAEAATSSEEIDLDSISDEDLDLLLGGTSEKDGAADKNLVH, encoded by the coding sequence ATGTCCAGTTCACCTCTTCCCCACGCGCCCGTATCCACCCCAGCCGCCGGGGAACAAGACAGACGAAACAGGGAGGACATCGCGATCATCGGAATCGGCTGCCGGTTTCCCGGCGGAGTCAACGACGCCGAGACGTTTTGGAACCTGCTGGTGGAAGGGCGCGATGCCATTTCCGAAGTTCCGGCGGACCGTTGGAACGTGGAGCGTTTCTTCGATGCCGAGACCGGCATCACCGGGAAATCCATCGCAAAACGCGGGGGCTTCCTCGACCAGATCGACCAGTTCGACCCCCAGTTCTTCGGCATCTCGCCGCGTGAGGCACCTTATATCGACCCGCAGCAGCGGCTCCTGCTGGAGACCGCGTGGGAAGCCATCGAGGACGCCGGCCTGGTGCTGGATTTCGAAAAAGGCACCAACATCGGCGTGTTCATGGGTGTCTCCCATAACGACTATCAGAACATCCAAGGCGGCGGCACGGACCGCAAGGGCATCAGCTCGCACTCTCCCACCGGCAGCGCCCACAGCATCGCGGCGAACCGGATTTCCTATTGCTTCAACCTCAGCGGCCCGAGCCTCTCGATGGATACCGCGTGTTCGTCCGCGCTGACGGCGGTCCATCTCGCTTGTGAAGCCCTGCACGCCGGCCGTTGCGAGATGGCCATGGCGGGAGGTGTCACGGTGATCATCACGCCGGACGGGTTCATCGGTTTTTCCCAGGCGGGCATGCTTTCCCCGGATGGCGCTTGCAAGGCATTCGCCGCGGAAGCGAACGGATTCGTCCGTGGCGAGGGGGCGGGCATGGTCCTGCTCAAACCACTTTCCCAAGCCATCGCGGATGGCGATCCCATCCAGGGGGTCATCCTCGGCTCGGCGCTCAACCAGGACGGCCACACCAACGGTATCTCCCTCCCGAGCACCGAGGCTCAGGCACAGCTCATCCGTGACGCCTGTGCGGATGCGGGCATCCGCCCGGAGGAAGTGGGCTTTGTGGAAGCCCACGGGACCGGTACTGCGGTGGGCGATCCGATCGAGGCGACGGCCCTCGCGGAGGCGCTCTGCGTCGAGCGGGAGAGTCCGCTTCCGATCGGCTCGGTGAAGACCAACCTCGGCCACTTGGAGACCGCGGCGGGCATTGTGGGCCTGATCAAGGGCATGCTGGTGCTCAAGCGCGGCCAGATTCCCGCGAGCCTTCATTTTGAGAATCCCAGCCCGCACATCGATATGGAGGCGCTCAAGCTGCGCGTTCCTGTGAAAATGGAAGCGTTCCCGAATGACGGCGGGCGTCGCATCGCCGGGGTGAACTCATTCGGATTTGGCGGAGCGAACGCCCACGTCATCCTCGCCGAGCCGCCGGCCCCGGCTGGCGTGACAGGCCGGGATTTCCCGATGAACCGTTCATGGCCGTTGATGATTTCCGCCCGTTCGGAGGATGCGTTGAAAGCCACCGCGGCGCGTTTGGGTGATTGGATCGAAGCCCATGAACTTGGTAATGGTGTTTCTCCCGTCCTGCCGAAACTCACCTACACGCTCGGAGCCCGCCGCAACCATCACGCCCACCGCCTGACGGTGGTCGGCAGTTCGTCCGCCGAGCTTACCGAGGAACTGCGCGAGTTCGCCTCCGGATCCACCACAGGCAAGGGGCGTGTTTCCTTCACTCCCCGGCCCGAGTTCGCGCCACGCATCGGTTTTGTCATGAGCGGCCAAGGCCCCCAATGGTGGGCGATGGGCCGCGAGCTGATGCGCAACGAGCCGGTGTTCCGTGAAACGATGGAAGCCTGCGAAGCGGCGATGCGTCCGTACGCGAGCTTCTCCCTTCTTGAAGAACTGGGGCGCGACGAGGCGGATTCGAAAATCCAGATCACCGAGATCGCCCAACCGGCGATCTTCGCCATGCAGGTCTCGTTGGCCGCCCTTTGGAAATCACTCGGTGTGGAACCATCCGCAGTGGTCGGTCACAGCGTCGGCGAGGTCGCGGCGGCATGCGTCGCAGGAATCCTGCCGCTGGAGGAAGCCGCGCGGGTGATCGTGCTGCGCGCGCGCTTCATGAATGAATGCGCCCGTGGCGAAGGCACCATGCTTGCCGTGGCTCTTTCGGAAGACGAGGCGCTGGAAATCATTTCCCGCCACGACAGGTCGGTGAGCATCGCCGCCTTCAACGGCCCGCGTTCTCTCACGCTGGCGGGCGTCAAATCCTCGCTGGAGGCGATCCGTGCCGAGCTTGAACCGAAGAACATCTTCGCCCGCTTCGTCCGGGTGGATCATCCGTATCACCACGCGATGATGCAACCGGCGGCGGACCGCCTGAACGCCGATCTCTCGGACATCACTCCTCAGGAGGAAACGCTGCCGTTCTTCAGCACCGTTACCGGTGCCCGCTGCTCCGGCAACGACTGCGTGGCGGCACACTGGGGCAGGGGAATCCGCCAGCCGGTGCAGTTTGTCAAAGCCGTCAATGCTGTCGCCGATTTCGGTGTCGATGTGTGGCTGGAGCTGAGCTCGCACCCCGCGCTTTCGATGTCCATCCAGGAGTGCCTCACCGAGCGCGGCCTCAAGGCCCAGGTCACGGCATCCGCCCGCCGCGAGCGGGAGCATGATTCGTTCCTCGAGGCCGCCATGGATCTGCATCGCGGTGGCGTGGTCCTCGATTTCGCCGAGATGACCCCGTCTCGTGAGTTCCTCACTCTGCCCGCTTATCCGTTCGACAGGGCGCGTTGGTGGCACGAGTGCGCCGAGTTGCGGGACGCCCGTCTCGCGCCGGGTGGCAAGGGGCTGCTCGACAGCCGGCAGCCGCGTGCCACCCCAACGTGGAGCGCCCGTCTGGACAACCGCCACATGGCTTTCCTCAAGGATCACAAGGTGGACACCCACATCATTTTCCCGGGGGCCGCATTTGTGGAAATGGCATTGGAGGCCGGTGTGCAGTTGTTCGAAGGACGGCCGTTCGCCATCGAGGACTTCGAAATCCGCCGCCCGTTGATCCTGCCGGATCCGGCGTCGTCCGTGGCCCTGGAACTTACCTACGAACCCGCCGAGCGTTCGTTCACGATCCAGAGCAAGTTCGACCAGGCCGCCTCGTGGTCGGTGCACGTCGTCGGTTCCCTGCGCAGCGAGCGCACGGAGTCGTCGTTCGGAAATTCCACTCTTCCGGCCCCCGACGCCGATCTTGAATCCGAAGGCGTCGGCGCTTTCTACGGCCACATGAGCGATCTCGGCCTGCGCTATGGCGAGGAGTTCAAGCCGATCCGTGAACTGGCCGCCGGTGCCGGAAAATCCGCTGGCCGTGTTTCCCTTTCGGAAGCCATCGAATCCCGCGCTGGCGAATACGCGCTGCATCCGGTGCTGCTGGACGGCGCGCTGCAGGTCTTCTCCGCCGGTGCGAAAACCGTCGAGGACCGCAACGCGAAAATGAAACTGCCGGTGAGGTTCGCGAGAATCCTATTCCTCCGCACGCCCGGAGCCTCGACCCAGGTCCGTGCGAAAGTCCTCCATTTCAATGAGGAATTGATCGAAGGCCGCATCGGCCTCTACGACGAATCCGGCCGCCCGTGCGTCCTCGTGGACGGCTTCCGCGCGGTCAGCATGTCGAACGTGCGCCGCGCCGGTTCCTCCGGTGGCACCCGCGACCTCATCTACAATGTCGATTGGGAGCGCACGCTGCCAACCGTTCCTCCATCACCGCAAGCGTCTGTTCCACTGGCTCAACTCAAGGAAATAGCGGGCACCGCGTTGGATGAAGTCCTCGCCCTGCGCGGTCGGTCGACTCTGGAAGCGGTGATGCATGCCGAAGACACCCTCGCCGCCGCGCTCATCGCGAACGGTCTTCGTGAAATCGGAGTGGACGCCGCGTTTTCCGCGGAATCGCTGGGCGTTTCCCCGACGATGAGCACGGTCTTCGGCCGTCTGATGGACAAGCTCGCCAAGCGCGGCCTGCTCACCTCCGGCGACGGTTCGTGGACGCCGACCGCTGATTTCGCCACCGCTGCGGATTCGTCCCAGGAGATCCTCAAGGATTTCATCACCAGCTACCCGGGCCATCTGCCGGAAGCCTTGCTCTGCACCTCCACCTGCGGAGAATTCGGTGCGATCATCCGTGGTGAAAAGGACGCCGTGCAGGTTCTTTTCGGCGGTACGAATGCCGATCTGCTCGACCACTTCTACGGCGACGGACTTTTCTCCAGCCACTGGATGGCCAGTATCGGCGGTGCCGTGCGGGAAGCCGCGCGCAGCCTGCCCGAAGGTCGCGGGCTGCGGATTCTCGAAGTCGGTGCCGGCACCGGTGGTCTCGCCGCACAGGTCCTGCCATTGCTTGACCGTGGCATCCACAGCTATACCTTCACCGACGTTTCCGCCGGGTTCTTCTCCGCCGCGAACCAGAAGCTGGCCGCTTACCCGGAAGTGGAATACAAGGTGCTCGATCTCGAAAAGGCACCCGCCGGCCAGGATTTCCAGCCGGACAGCTACGACTTCATCATCGGCACCAACGTCCTCCACGCTGTGGCCGATGTCCGCGCCACGTTGAAAAACCTCCACGAACTGCTCGTCCCGGGCGGCACACTGATGTTCATGGATGTTGCCACGCCGCAGCTTTGGACGGAATCGGTGTTCGGCCTCACCCAAGGCTGGTGGCATCTCACCGACCGCGACCTGCGTCCGGAACAGCCGCTGATGCAGCGTGACCAGTGGGAGGCTGCGTTGAAGCACGTAGGCTTCGCCGAAACCACTTCGATGCCCGGTCTGCAAGGACCGGAGGGCGAAGGGCAGATCGGTATTCTCGGCCGCAAGGGCGGCGATGTCATCGCGGAAAACGCGGCAGCGGAAATCCCGGTGGAGGCGTCGTGGATCATCTTCGCGGATGAATCCGGGCTAGGCGCCGAAATCGCCGGACAGGTCAATGCCGCCGGTTCCAGCGCCCGCATCGTACGTCGTGGCGACAAGTTTGCCGCGACGGAGGCCGGCGGATTCACCGTGCGCGACGACGCGCCGGAAGATTGGAAAGAACTCTTCGCCGCGCTGCTCGCGGACACCGCTCCGGAACGCATCGTCTGGTTGTGGACGCTTGATGAAACGACCGACGACGCGCTCATGGGCATCGGTTCGCTGCTGCATCTCACGCACGCGCTGGAAGAAACCATGGCCGTCGCGAAGCTGCGGATCGACCTTGTCACCCGTGGCGCGCAGCCGACGGGACTTGGCATGGGAGCGACCGCCGTTTCCCAAGCGCCATCCATCGGAATTTTCCGCGTCATCCTCGGTGAGCATCCGAACTTCGCCTGCCGTGGCATCGACCTGCCAAGCGAGGCGTCCGCGAAAGATCGCGCGCTGCTCTGGAGCGAACTGCTCCACCCCGATACGGAGCGCGAGGTCGCCCTGCGTGGCGAGGCCCGTTACGTCCAGCGGATCACCCGTGGATTTGAAAACCACGAGCAACGCCTAGATGCATCTGTCCCGCTCCGTCTCGAATCCCGCGAGCGTGGCTTGTTGGACAGCCTGCGCTTCACCTCGTTCGAACCGCCCACCTGCGCTCCCAACGAGGTGCTGATCCAGGTGAAGGCGGCGGGGATGAACTTCCGCGACGTTCTCAAGGCCCTCGCACTCTATCCTGCGGAAACCGCCGACGCGCGGATCTTCGGCGACGAGGTGGCAGGGGAGGTGATCGCCGTCGGTGCGGACGTCACCCATCTCTCGGTCGGCGACAAGGCGTTCGGTCTCTCTGTCTTCGGTCTCGCGACCCACACCCTCGCCCGTGCGGCGGATGTCCGGAAGATGCCGGACAACCTCTCCTTCGAGGAAGCGGCGACGCTGCCCGTGGTCTTCATGACCGCATGGTACGCGCTGCACACCGTGGCCCGCATGAAGGCTGGGGAAACCATCCTCGTCCATGCCGGTGCGGGTGGCGTCGGCATGGCCGCCATCCAGATCGCCCATCATCTGGGTGCGGAGGTCATCGCCTCCGCCGGCAGCACGACCAAGCGGGCGCTGCTCAAGACGCTCGGCGTGAAACACGTCATCGATTCCCGCCGTGGTGATTTCGCGGAGTCGGTCATGGAGCTGACCAACGGTCGTGGCGTGGACATCGTCCTCAACGCGCTCGCCGCCGAGGCGATTCCGATGGGGCTTTCCTGCCTTGCGGAGTCCGGCCGTTTCCTCGAGATCGGAAAACGCGACATTTACATGAACTCGCGTATCCCGCTGTGGGGACTGCGCCGGAATTCCTCGTTCCACGTCATCGCCATGGACGCGATCTTCGCCGGAGACGAGGAGAAGACCCGCGAACTCATGGCGGAAATCGCCGGATTGGTGGAAAAAGGCGCGCTCAAGCCGCTGCAGTTCCGCTCCTTCCCCGCAAGCCGGATCGATGCCGCGTTCCGCCTCATGGCGGGCGGCAAGCACACTGGAAAAGTGGTGGTCGGTTTTGCCGAGCCCTTCATGTCCCGCAAGGGCGACCCGGCGTTGCCGGCGTTCTCCATCAAATCGGACGGAGCCTACCTCATCACCGGCGGTCTCGGAGGATTCGGCCGGGTCCTCGCCGAGTGGCTGGTCGAGTGCGGTGCGCGCCACCTCGTGCTCAGCAGCCGCAGCGGTGCCTCCACACCGGAAGCTGTGGAATTCGTGGCGAAGCTCGAGGCGCAGGGCATTTCCACCCGTGTCATCAAGGCGGACATCGGTTCTCCGGAGGACGTGAAGCGCCTCGTTTCCGAAATCCCGACACTCAAGGGAATTTTCCACCTCGCGATGGTCATCGACGACGCACCGCTCTCGGCCCTCACGGCTGACCGCCTGCGCACCGTCATGGCTCCGAAGGCCCACGGCGCATGGCTGCTGCATGAAAACACCAAGGACATGGAGCTGGACTGCTTCGTCATGTTCTCGTCGGTTTCGAGCATCTTCGGCAATCCCGCACAGGGCAACTACGCGGCGGCGAACGCCTTCCTCGACTCTCTCGCCCACCATCGCCGCGCGTTGGGATTGCCCGCCCTCGCGATCAACTGGGGCGTGCTCGGTGGCGAAGGCTACGTCGCCCGCAACGAACGGGTCGCGGAGTTCCTCGCACGCCAGGGCACCGGCGCCCTCACACCCGGCGAGGTCACTTCGCTCATGGAGTCGTTCCTTACCGGTCACGCGACCCAGATGTCCGCGATCCGTGTGGACTGGGCGAAATGGCGCCAGTCCTTCCGCGGCATGCAGGACAATCCGCTGGTCGAGCGCATCTTCGCCGCAGGCGTGGAAACGCAGGACGCCGGAGGCGGTGGCAACGACTGGCGCGGCAAGATCCAGGCCGCTCCGGCGGACGAGAAGAACGCGGTCATCGGCCAGGCCGTCCGCGATGTCGTGGGCTCGGTGCTGCGGGTGAAGCCGGACAGCCTGCGAGAGGATCAACCTCTCACCGACCTCGGCCTCGACTCGCTGATGGGTGTGGAAATCGAGACCATGCTGGAAAGTTCCATCGGTGTCGCGCTTCCCCCTACCAGCCTCATGCGGGCGCGGACGATCGGCCAGATCGCCACGCTCATCGCCGAGCAGATGGGCAGCGATGGAGATGCGCCGGCCAAACCGGTGGCCGCCGAAGCCGCCACCAGTTCCGAGGAAATCGACCTCGACTCCATTTCGGACGAGGATCTGGATCTGTTGCTGGGCGGAACGTCCGAGAAAGATGGTGCCGCTGACAAAAACCTCGTCCATTGA
- the asnB gene encoding asparagine synthase (glutamine-hydrolyzing), with the protein MCGIAGIVDLAGRRSVPDGVIERMSRALYHRGPDEEGFLRVPGLSMVSRRLAIVGLADGQQPMANEDGSVKVVFNGELFDHIEKRAELRSRGHVLHTHCDTEIIPHLWEESAEGMFERLRGQFAIAVYDVKRHVVTLGRDRFGISPLYWTRQGDWLLFASEIKGLLASGMVTPRADRRGIDQIFSFAAMPGPVTCFEGVSLLTPGHYLQISPCNEGTPDPVIREQVYWRMDFPNEGEENPETDPVKLADELESVLLAAVDRRLRADVPVGAYLSGGLDSSMIVAMACKLKGPAINTYTVRVDDPSLDELSGANQSAKHIGTKPPIVQDFRASDALEMYPQLIQAAESPVVDTSCAALLKLAGRVHANGQKVVLTGEGADEWLAGYPWYKIARIMNALDSIPGLRVSDYARRGFLRASGTPQYPKEYRRSLEKAVGGPNAWIDSYGVLGLSKLRLYGESMHEYRGTPRPWQDLGMDLDRAKHWHPLNRSLWVGARVTLAGHLLQAKGDRVAMHSSVEARYPFLDEEVFDFTSKLHPKWKLNGFRDKHLLRLVAERWLPKEIAQRSKVIFRAPLDSFHLDPSPKFVEELLSEESLRRTGYFDVAAVRHWRQAYKQMRVGSIPRLSMEMGLVAVVATQLWHQTFIDGSLADLPMWKPDLG; encoded by the coding sequence ATGTGCGGAATAGCTGGCATAGTTGATTTGGCAGGCAGGCGGAGTGTCCCGGACGGCGTGATCGAGCGCATGTCACGCGCGCTCTACCATCGCGGGCCGGATGAGGAAGGCTTCCTGCGGGTACCCGGACTCTCGATGGTCTCGCGCCGCCTCGCGATTGTGGGGCTGGCCGACGGCCAGCAGCCGATGGCCAACGAGGACGGCAGTGTGAAGGTGGTTTTCAACGGCGAGTTGTTCGACCACATCGAGAAACGCGCCGAGCTGAGGTCACGGGGACACGTCCTGCACACCCACTGCGACACGGAAATCATCCCCCATCTTTGGGAGGAGAGCGCGGAAGGAATGTTCGAGCGTTTGCGGGGCCAGTTCGCAATCGCCGTCTATGATGTGAAACGCCATGTCGTGACGCTCGGACGGGACCGCTTCGGCATCAGCCCGCTCTACTGGACCCGTCAGGGGGACTGGCTGCTCTTCGCCTCCGAAATCAAGGGGCTGCTCGCCTCCGGAATGGTCACCCCCAGGGCGGACCGTCGCGGCATCGACCAGATTTTCTCCTTCGCCGCCATGCCTGGCCCCGTGACGTGCTTCGAGGGGGTGAGCCTGCTGACACCCGGCCACTACCTCCAGATCAGTCCATGCAACGAGGGAACGCCGGATCCCGTGATCCGCGAGCAGGTTTACTGGCGCATGGACTTCCCCAATGAAGGCGAGGAAAATCCAGAAACCGATCCGGTGAAGCTGGCGGACGAACTGGAGAGCGTGCTTCTTGCCGCCGTGGACCGCCGCCTGCGCGCGGATGTCCCCGTGGGAGCCTATCTTTCAGGAGGATTGGACTCCAGCATGATCGTCGCCATGGCGTGCAAGCTCAAGGGCCCGGCGATCAATACCTACACCGTGCGGGTGGACGATCCGTCGCTGGACGAACTCAGCGGCGCGAACCAGTCCGCCAAACATATCGGGACGAAGCCGCCGATCGTGCAGGATTTCCGCGCGAGCGACGCGCTGGAAATGTATCCGCAATTGATCCAGGCGGCGGAATCCCCCGTGGTGGACACCTCGTGCGCGGCACTCCTCAAGCTCGCCGGACGGGTCCATGCGAACGGCCAGAAAGTCGTTCTCACCGGAGAAGGCGCGGACGAATGGCTGGCGGGTTATCCTTGGTACAAGATCGCGAGGATCATGAACGCTCTTGATTCGATCCCCGGCCTGCGTGTCAGCGATTACGCGAGGCGGGGTTTCCTGAGGGCCAGCGGCACCCCTCAATATCCGAAGGAATACAGGAGGAGTTTGGAAAAAGCCGTGGGCGGTCCGAACGCATGGATCGATTCCTATGGTGTGCTCGGGCTTTCGAAACTCCGCCTCTATGGCGAGTCGATGCATGAATACCGCGGCACCCCGCGCCCCTGGCAGGACCTCGGCATGGACCTGGACCGGGCGAAACATTGGCATCCGCTCAACCGCAGCCTGTGGGTCGGAGCGCGTGTGACCCTGGCCGGACATTTGCTGCAGGCGAAGGGCGACCGCGTGGCCATGCATTCCTCGGTGGAGGCGCGCTATCCGTTTCTTGACGAGGAGGTTTTCGATTTCACCTCGAAACTCCACCCGAAGTGGAAGCTCAACGGCTTCCGCGACAAGCACCTCCTGCGCCTCGTCGCCGAACGCTGGCTGCCGAAGGAAATCGCCCAACGCAGCAAGGTCATCTTCCGTGCGCCGCTCGACAGTTTCCACCTCGATCCCTCTCCGAAGTTCGTGGAGGAGCTTCTCAGCGAGGAATCCCTCCGCCGCACCGGTTACTTCGACGTGGCCGCCGTCCGCCACTGGCGCCAGGCTTACAAACAAATGCGCGTGGGCTCGATCCCGCGCCTGTCGATGGAGATGGGATTGGTCGCCGTCGTTGCAACGCAGTTGTGGCACCAGACGTTCATCGACGGGTCGCTCGCGGACCTGCCGATGTGGAAGCCGGATCTAGGTTAA
- a CDS encoding amidase, producing the protein MKKTVSPFSSHIACLLLMGSMTACVSGPSGKRPDNNAFISYKPSTAEKPGLRLAVKDLIDMKGEVTSAGSEYLAKHSPPASRDAECMAIARERNVNIVGKTNLTEFAITVSGRNGYFGTPENKLDGRHLFIPGGSSSGSAVAVSSGLADVAFGTDTGGSIRVPAACCGIYGLKTTYGLVSTKGVFPISAKHLDTVGPMAANLPNLVQGMDLLQRGFKGRYDAAAATHPSAGQIRIGRLYIPGTDPAIDRAIDDRLRAKGFKIVKLDARFADKWAQADADGEVIATSDAWKNDRKYTDNLQIDSNTRTVLLKGSIDNVVAYDAAVRRKAAWKRELARVFRKVDFIATPTMQILPPRKPFWRTSSIFELYVLNSQNTMAVNFAGNPALAMPVGMPESTIPTSLQLVGPPRSEAALLNAGRLLQTNN; encoded by the coding sequence ATGAAAAAAACAGTCTCTCCATTCTCCTCCCACATCGCCTGCCTCCTGTTGATGGGGTCGATGACAGCCTGCGTGTCGGGCCCTTCGGGAAAACGTCCCGACAATAACGCATTCATCTCCTACAAACCATCCACCGCCGAAAAGCCCGGTCTCCGCCTGGCGGTCAAGGACCTCATCGATATGAAAGGGGAGGTCACCAGCGCGGGATCCGAATATCTCGCGAAGCACAGCCCTCCGGCAAGCCGGGACGCGGAATGCATGGCCATCGCGCGCGAGCGGAACGTGAATATTGTCGGTAAAACGAATCTCACCGAGTTCGCCATCACCGTCTCAGGCCGGAACGGCTATTTCGGCACGCCGGAAAACAAGCTGGATGGCAGGCATCTGTTCATTCCCGGAGGATCGTCGAGCGGCTCGGCGGTAGCCGTCTCGAGCGGGCTGGCGGATGTGGCGTTCGGTACGGACACGGGTGGCTCGATCCGGGTGCCCGCGGCCTGCTGCGGGATTTACGGCCTCAAGACGACTTACGGATTGGTGTCCACCAAAGGCGTGTTCCCTATTTCCGCGAAGCACCTCGACACCGTCGGTCCGATGGCCGCCAACCTGCCGAATCTGGTTCAAGGCATGGATCTCCTGCAGCGCGGATTCAAGGGGCGTTACGACGCCGCGGCCGCCACCCATCCTTCGGCGGGACAGATCCGCATCGGAAGGCTTTATATCCCGGGAACCGATCCAGCCATTGATCGGGCCATCGACGACAGGCTCAGGGCGAAGGGCTTCAAGATTGTGAAGCTGGATGCCCGTTTCGCAGACAAGTGGGCACAGGCGGATGCCGACGGAGAGGTGATCGCCACCTCCGATGCTTGGAAAAACGACCGGAAATACACAGACAATCTCCAGATCGACAGCAACACCCGGACGGTGTTGTTGAAGGGCTCGATCGATAATGTCGTGGCTTACGATGCGGCGGTAAGACGCAAGGCGGCCTGGAAACGGGAACTGGCCCGCGTTTTCCGGAAGGTTGATTTCATCGCCACGCCTACCATGCAGATCCTGCCACCCCGCAAGCCATTCTGGAGAACCTCATCCATCTTCGAGCTCTACGTGCTCAATTCCCAGAACACCATGGCCGTGAATTTCGCGGGAAACCCCGCACTCGCGATGCCCGTCGGAATGCCTGAAAGCACGATTCCCACCAGTCTGCAACTCGTCGGGCCGCCACGAAGCGAGGCCGCGCTGCTGAATGCCGGACGCCTGTTGCAGACAAATAACTGA